A window of Apodemus sylvaticus chromosome 9, mApoSyl1.1, whole genome shotgun sequence contains these coding sequences:
- the Adgrf2 gene encoding adhesion G-protein coupled receptor F2: protein MSRPHDVCDGDCKNNATPCFQSCPPNSEGNMKFACKAKKWHKVTETCHTLNTYSIFEEDKELYSVQPSESTIRTHMFHKELKTITDMLMEKCPKDLACVIRGIEKSPWIPGNIAVVVQLLHNISTTLTKGVDEEKMQSYSAMANHILNSKSISNWTFVQDRNSSCVLLQSINSFASKIFMKEHLINISQVFIHTMGTVVSRGSLGKNFTFSMRINDTSDRVTGKVLLTPEELQKVPSAVQVISIAFPTLGAILEASLLENMTVNGLVLSVILPKELKNISLIFEKIRKSGERKSQCVGWHSLESRWDRSACKMIQENSRQALCRCRRDKLFTSFSILMSPNTLENPVLTYITYIGLGVSICSLIICLAIEALVWSQVTKTEISYLRHLCIANIAATLLMADMWFIVASFLSGPVLHHSGCVAATFFVHFFYLSVFFWMLAKALLILYGILIVFHTLPKSCLVASLFSVGYGCPLVIAVITLAVTEPGKGYLRPEACWLNWDMTKALLAFVVPALAIVVVNLITVTLVILKTQRAAIGSSMFQEVRAIVRICKNIAILTPLLGLTWGFGIATVIDGRSLAFHIIFSLLNALQVSPDASRQS from the exons GAGGATAAGGAATTGTATTCAGTTCAACCATCTGAATCAACCATACGTACACACATGTTTCATAAGGAACTTAAAACCATAACGGATATGTTGATGGAAAAGTGTCCAAAGGATTTGGCTTGTGTGATCAGAGGCATTGAGAAATCTCCTTGGATACCAGGGAACATTGCCGTGGTGGTACAGCTCTTACATAACATCTCAACGACTCTGACCAAAGGGGTCGATGAGGAAAAGATGCAG AGTTACAGCGCCATGGCTAACCacattctcaacagcaaaagcaTATCAAATTGGACCTTCGTCCAAGACAGGAACAGCAGCTGTGTCTTGCTTCAGTCAATCAATTCCTTCGCAAGCAAGATCTTTATGAAGGAGCATCTCATCAACATATCACAGGTCTTTATTCATACCATGGGTACCGTCGTGTCCAGGGGCAGCCTCGGGAAGAATTTCACGTTCTCAATGCGAATTAACGATACGAGTGATAGGGTCACGGGGAAGGTCCTGCTCACCCCCGAGGAGCTTCAGAAGGTGCCTTCTGCCGTCCAGGTCATTAGCATTGCGTTCCCAACTCTTGGGGCCATCCTGGAGGCCAGTCTTTTGGAAAATATGACCGTGAATGGGCTCGTCCTGTCTGTCATTTTGCCCAAGGAGCTTAAAAACATCTCACTGATATTTGAAAAGATCAGAAAATCCGGAGAGAGGAAGTCCCAGTGCGTGGGGTGGCACTCCCTGGAGAGTAGATGGGACCGGAGCGCCTGTAAAATGATTCAAGAAAACTCACGGCAAGCTCTTTGCCGTTGTCGGCGGGATAAGTTATTTACCTCTTTCTCCATTCTAATGTCTCCCAACACCTTGGAAAACCCGGTTCTGACTTATATCACATACATAGGCCTGGGCGTTTCCATCTGCAGCTTGATCATCTGCCTGGCCATTGAGGCCTTAGTCTGGAGTCAAGTGACGAAGACAGAGATCTCCTATTTACGTCACCTGTGCATCGCTAACATCGCAGCCACCTTGCTGATGGCTGACATGTGGTTCATCGTGGCTTCCTTCCTCAGTGGCCCAGTGTTACACCACAGTGGATGTGTGGCCGCAACGTTTTTCGTTCACTTCTTTTATCTGTCTGTGTTTTTCTGGATGCTTGCCAAGGCTCTCCTTATCCTCTATGGAATTCTCATCGTGTTCCACACCCTGCCCAAGTCGTGTCTGGTGGCCTCTCTGTTTTCCGTGGGCTATGGGTGCCCTTTGGTCATTGCCGTCATCACGCTCGCTGTTACGGAGCCTGGAAAGGGCTACCTCCGGCCTGAGGCCTGCTGGCTTAACTGGGACATGACTAAGGCTCTCCTGGCTTTTGTAGTCCCAGCTCTGGCAATTGTCGTAGTAAACCTGATTACAGTCACACTGGTCATCCTCAAGACCCAGAGAGCCGCCATCGGCAGTTCCATGTTCCAGGAGGTCAGAGCTATCGTGAGGATCTGTAAGAACATTGCCATCCTCACGCCGCTGCTGGGGCTGACCTGGGGATTTGGAATAGCCACCGTCATTGATGGTCGCTCCCTGGCCTTCCACATTATCTTCTCCTTACTCAATGCTCTACAGGTAAGTCCAGATGCT TCAAGGCAAAGCTAG